A DNA window from Sphingomonas profundi contains the following coding sequences:
- a CDS encoding DUF3429 family protein, whose amino-acid sequence MTDRSSSRAIPESSIVLGFGPMLVLPVLAVLAWSTGGWWGAFFVGIGQLWAGVLLIFIAGVRRGLSFGMADGPRPLQLATMMWLFVLGLAGVALPWLAGFCALLIGYGSVAILDPRAAKRGEVPAHFARLRPPQMAVAILGLTGLLLRALTL is encoded by the coding sequence ATGACAGACCGATCCTCCTCCCGCGCCATCCCGGAATCGAGCATCGTCCTGGGCTTCGGCCCGATGCTGGTGCTGCCGGTGCTGGCGGTGCTGGCGTGGAGCACGGGCGGGTGGTGGGGCGCCTTCTTCGTCGGCATTGGCCAGCTGTGGGCGGGCGTGCTGCTGATCTTCATCGCCGGCGTGCGTCGCGGCCTCAGCTTCGGCATGGCGGATGGGCCGCGCCCGCTGCAACTCGCCACGATGATGTGGCTGTTCGTGCTGGGCCTCGCCGGCGTGGCGCTGCCGTGGCTCGCCGGCTTCTGCGCGCTGCTGATCGGTTATGGCAGCGTCGCGATCCTCGATCCCCGGGCGGCGAAACGCGGTGAGGTGCCGGCCCACTTTGCCCGCCTGCGCCCGCCGCAGATGGCGGTGGCGATCCTCGGCCTCACCGGGCTGCTGCTGCGCGCGCTGACGCTCTGA
- a CDS encoding ribonucleoside-diphosphate reductase subunit alpha — protein MDFSGDREAGSDVATTLDSPTDTATGRHAQGARPQPYPVEVDHGRDALLTDFGKETLKDRYLLPGESYQDLFVRVASAYADDAAHAQRLYDYISRLWFMPSTPVLSNGGTGRGLPISCYLNSVPDSLEGIVDTWNENVWLASRGGGIGTYWGAVRGIGEPVGLNGKTSGIIPFVRVMDSLTLAISQGSLRRGSAACYLDVSHPEIEEFLEIRKPSGDFNRKALNLHHGVLLTDAFMECVRAGGEWQLLSPKDGSPRNTVDARSLFQKLVETRLATGEPYIVFADTVNRAMPRFQRDVGLKVSTSNLCSEITLPTGRDQHGRDRTAVCCLSSLNLETWDEWHGDKRFIEDVMRFLDNVLQDYIDRAEPGMERAKYSAGRERSVGLGVMGFHSFLQARNIPFEGAMAKSWNLRIFRHISAQANEASMMLAHERGACPDAADQGVMERFSCKMAIAPTASISIICGGTSACIEPIPANIYTHKTLSGSFSIRNPYLEKLLATKSKNSDGVWNSILEQGGSVQHLDFLSQDEKDTYKTSFEIDQRWLIELAADRTPYIDQAQSLNLFIPADVEKWDLLMLHFRAWELGIKSLYYLRSKSIQRAGFAGGVEADNTPDLRRIEVEATDYDECLACQ, from the coding sequence ATGGATTTCTCCGGCGACAGGGAAGCGGGCAGCGACGTGGCGACAACTCTCGACTCCCCCACCGATACCGCGACCGGGCGGCACGCCCAGGGCGCGCGGCCACAGCCCTACCCGGTCGAGGTCGATCACGGCCGCGACGCGCTCCTCACCGATTTCGGGAAGGAGACGCTGAAGGACCGCTATCTGCTGCCCGGCGAGAGCTACCAGGATCTGTTCGTCCGCGTCGCCTCCGCCTATGCCGACGATGCGGCCCATGCCCAGCGGCTGTACGATTACATCTCCCGCCTCTGGTTCATGCCGTCCACCCCCGTGCTGTCGAACGGCGGCACCGGGCGCGGCCTGCCGATCAGCTGCTATCTCAATTCCGTGCCCGACAGCCTGGAAGGCATCGTCGATACCTGGAACGAGAATGTGTGGCTCGCCTCGCGCGGCGGCGGCATCGGCACCTACTGGGGCGCCGTGCGCGGCATCGGCGAGCCGGTCGGCCTCAACGGCAAGACCAGCGGCATCATCCCGTTCGTCCGCGTGATGGACAGCCTCACCCTCGCCATCAGCCAGGGCTCGCTGCGGCGCGGCTCGGCCGCCTGCTATCTCGACGTGTCACACCCGGAGATCGAGGAGTTTCTCGAGATCCGCAAGCCCAGCGGCGACTTCAACCGCAAGGCGCTGAACCTGCACCACGGCGTGCTGCTGACCGACGCCTTCATGGAATGCGTGCGCGCCGGCGGCGAGTGGCAGCTGCTCAGCCCGAAGGACGGCAGCCCGCGCAACACGGTGGACGCCCGCTCGCTGTTCCAGAAGCTCGTCGAGACGCGCCTCGCCACCGGCGAGCCCTATATCGTGTTCGCCGATACGGTGAACCGCGCCATGCCCCGCTTCCAGCGCGACGTTGGGCTGAAGGTCTCCACCTCCAATCTCTGCTCCGAGATCACCTTGCCCACCGGCAGGGATCAGCACGGGCGGGATCGCACCGCCGTCTGCTGCCTCTCCTCGCTGAACCTGGAAACGTGGGACGAGTGGCACGGCGACAAGCGCTTCATCGAGGATGTGATGCGCTTCCTCGACAACGTGCTGCAGGACTATATCGACCGGGCCGAGCCCGGCATGGAGCGCGCCAAGTACAGCGCCGGCCGCGAGCGGTCAGTCGGCCTCGGCGTTATGGGCTTTCACAGCTTCCTGCAGGCGCGCAACATCCCGTTCGAGGGCGCGATGGCCAAATCGTGGAACCTGCGCATCTTCCGTCACATCTCGGCCCAGGCGAACGAGGCGTCGATGATGCTGGCGCACGAGCGCGGCGCCTGCCCCGATGCCGCCGATCAGGGCGTGATGGAGCGGTTCAGCTGCAAGATGGCGATCGCGCCCACCGCCTCGATCAGCATCATCTGCGGCGGCACCTCCGCCTGTATCGAGCCGATCCCCGCCAACATCTACACCCACAAGACGCTGTCGGGCAGCTTCTCGATCCGCAATCCGTATCTGGAAAAGCTGCTCGCCACGAAGTCCAAGAACTCGGATGGGGTGTGGAACTCGATCCTGGAACAGGGCGGCTCCGTCCAGCACCTCGATTTCCTGTCGCAGGACGAGAAGGACACGTACAAGACCAGCTTCGAGATCGACCAGCGCTGGCTGATCGAGCTGGCCGCTGACCGCACGCCCTATATCGATCAGGCGCAGTCGCTGAACCTGTTCATCCCGGCGGACGTGGAGAAGTGGGATCTGCTGATGCTCCACTTCCGCGCGTGGGAGCTGGGGATCAAGTCGCTCTACTATCTGCGCTCCAAGTCGATCCAGCGCGCCGGTTTCGCCGGCGGCGTAGAAGCGGACAACACCCCCGACCTGCGCCGCATCGAGGTGGAGGCGACCGACTATGACGAGTGCCTCGC